The following coding sequences are from one Methanococcoides orientis window:
- a CDS encoding metal ABC transporter solute-binding protein, Zn/Mn family yields MNKNIKLILSIFTLLVAVSTSGCIDQTEENSSQDNAIVVAVSILPQQEFVEKIAGDRVNVVVLIPPGASPATHEPTTGQLRDVADARAYFTVGSGLPFENVWLEKIETINEDMLIVDCSEGIQIIEMHEEEHEEEQNAEENEAEAGHDHGGVDPHVWTSPMNAKIMVENTYLGLIEIDPDNSEFYLQNKEAYLKELDEADATIRDTLGEEGGSFMTYHPSWNYFATEYGLDMITIEEEGKEPSPRDMQRLIDEAEEKNIKVIFVQAQFSTQSAEAIASEIGGEVVTVDPLAKDYIDNLAIITEAFSHGITKE; encoded by the coding sequence ATGAACAAAAATATCAAACTCATATTAAGTATCTTCACTTTATTGGTAGCCGTATCCACATCAGGTTGCATCGACCAGACAGAAGAGAACTCCAGCCAGGACAATGCTATCGTTGTTGCAGTAAGCATACTGCCGCAGCAGGAATTTGTAGAAAAAATCGCAGGAGACAGGGTAAATGTCGTTGTCCTGATACCCCCGGGAGCAAGTCCTGCCACCCACGAACCAACCACCGGCCAACTGAGGGATGTAGCAGATGCAAGAGCATATTTTACAGTGGGATCAGGATTACCTTTTGAGAACGTCTGGCTTGAGAAGATAGAAACGATAAATGAGGACATGCTGATAGTGGATTGCTCAGAAGGGATCCAGATCATTGAAATGCATGAAGAAGAGCATGAAGAAGAACAAAACGCTGAGGAAAACGAAGCAGAAGCCGGCCACGATCATGGAGGAGTTGACCCTCACGTATGGACATCTCCGATGAATGCTAAGATAATGGTAGAGAACACATACCTTGGCCTTATCGAGATCGATCCTGATAACAGCGAATTCTACTTGCAGAACAAAGAAGCTTACCTTAAAGAACTGGACGAAGCTGATGCCACAATAAGGGACACCCTTGGCGAAGAAGGTGGCAGTTTCATGACATATCACCCTTCCTGGAACTATTTTGCAACTGAATATGGACTCGATATGATAACTATCGAAGAAGAAGGGAAGGAGCCAAGCCCAAGGGATATGCAAAGGCTTATCGATGAAGCCGAAGAGAAAAATATCAAAGTGATATTTGTGCAGGCACAGTTCAGCACACAGAGCGCTGAGGCAATAGCATCCGAAATTGGTGGCGAAGTTGTAACTGTGGATCCGCTGGCAAAAGATTACATCGACAATCTTGCCATTATCACCGAAGCATTTTCGCATGGCATTACAAAGGAATGA
- a CDS encoding metal ABC transporter ATP-binding protein yields the protein MAEVISLKDVWVKYDKLTVLENVNLTVDEGDFLGIIGPNGGGKSTLLKVILGLIKPQKGEVKVLGKSPKKEHQLIGYVPQYGPSNIDFPISVWEVVLMGRMGTKRLFQHYNDEDLKATHKALEIVDMLEFRDRQIGELSGGQRQRVFIARSLVSDPKVLLLDEPVTGIDTRMQKEFYELLEKLKSEVTIIMVSHDLSAVSVLVDKIACLNGKLHYHGSKELIPDDIEQSYGCPVELIAHGVPHRVLHKH from the coding sequence ATGGCAGAAGTGATCAGTCTTAAGGATGTATGGGTAAAATATGACAAGCTCACCGTACTGGAAAATGTAAACCTGACCGTTGATGAAGGGGACTTCCTGGGAATCATAGGACCTAACGGCGGTGGGAAAAGTACCTTGTTAAAGGTCATCCTGGGATTGATAAAGCCACAAAAAGGAGAAGTGAAAGTTCTCGGGAAAAGTCCGAAGAAGGAACATCAGTTGATAGGATATGTGCCACAGTATGGCCCCTCTAACATTGATTTTCCCATCAGTGTATGGGAAGTCGTACTTATGGGACGCATGGGAACAAAAAGATTGTTCCAGCATTACAATGACGAGGACCTCAAAGCAACACATAAAGCACTCGAAATTGTTGACATGTTGGAATTTCGCGACAGACAGATAGGAGAGCTTTCAGGTGGTCAGCGCCAGAGAGTATTCATCGCACGTTCTCTTGTAAGCGACCCAAAAGTCCTTCTTTTAGATGAACCGGTAACAGGCATCGATACCCGCATGCAGAAAGAGTTCTACGAACTACTGGAGAAGCTTAAGTCAGAAGTGACCATTATCATGGTATCCCACGACCTGAGCGCAGTGTCGGTACTTGTTGATAAGATCGCCTGCCTTAACGGGAAACTACACTACCACGGCTCAAAGGAGCTTATCCCTGACGATATTGAACAATCATATGGGTGTCCAGTGGAACTTATCGCACACGGAGTACCACACAGGGTATTACATAAACATTGA
- a CDS encoding metal ABC transporter permease yields MIELLQYEFMTNAIFAGLLASIACGIIGVYVVVKKIVFISGGIAHASFGGIGISYFLGINPIFGVLPFSLFSALTMGTISKRSDVPEDTIIGILWSLGMAIGIIFIGWTPGYAPDLMTYLFGNILTVPGSDIYLMLALDAVIIGTVYVLYKEFMALCYDEEFSKVSGVPTEKLYLLLLCLIALTVVVMIRVVGLILVIALLTIPAALSRQYTSNMKIMMYLSILFGATFTITGLLLSYYFDIASGATIIIVMATAYLLNILLQKWKRISGNQFDS; encoded by the coding sequence ATGATAGAGCTTTTACAATACGAGTTCATGACAAATGCCATCTTTGCAGGATTGCTGGCAAGTATCGCATGTGGCATAATCGGTGTTTATGTTGTGGTAAAGAAGATCGTGTTCATCAGTGGCGGTATCGCACACGCCTCCTTTGGAGGTATTGGTATCAGCTACTTCCTCGGGATCAACCCAATATTCGGTGTTCTCCCCTTCAGCCTTTTCTCAGCCCTGACAATGGGAACCATCAGTAAAAGATCGGATGTTCCGGAAGACACTATTATTGGAATTCTCTGGTCTCTTGGAATGGCGATAGGGATCATATTCATCGGATGGACGCCTGGTTATGCACCTGACCTTATGACATACCTGTTCGGGAATATATTGACCGTTCCAGGTTCGGATATCTATCTGATGCTGGCACTCGATGCAGTGATCATAGGTACTGTATATGTACTTTATAAAGAGTTCATGGCACTGTGTTATGATGAGGAGTTCTCAAAAGTATCAGGAGTTCCTACGGAAAAATTATACCTTTTGTTACTATGCCTCATTGCACTAACAGTAGTAGTGATGATACGCGTGGTCGGACTTATACTTGTAATAGCCCTTCTTACGATCCCTGCAGCATTGAGCCGACAATATACCAGCAACATGAAGATCATGATGTACCTCTCCATACTGTTCGGTGCTACATTCACCATAACCGGATTATTATTATCATACTATTTTGATATCGCATCAGGAGCTACAATAATCATTGTAATGGCTACTGCATACCTTTTGAACATATTATTGCAAAAATGGAAACGCATTTCAGGGAATCAGTTTGATAGCTGA